Proteins from one Nasonia vitripennis strain AsymCx chromosome 2 unlocalized genomic scaffold, Nvit_psr_1.1 chr2_random0007, whole genome shotgun sequence genomic window:
- the LOC103315784 gene encoding uncharacterized protein LOC103315784: protein MDNIQKMIVKHLLSSHYYDFMFDARHTKHGDQESIINFCEIVKREIKGKENVDIEVDDVKTKWHNMRRKFVDINLKKFRRQKISAAHEDFYVYLIFLEDYISHKNAPVFKSLNKKEIQQSVYDLLTGHTFEEPREQFEEVKEADNIDDNSDDFDLQDYPDLGHIFHDNSHQSQDLAAPEVDEIYEEVHEQAATYKNTESTEETAELEILDGYEEVVIMNLVSHANENEIPSTSQEQPTQTQFLFQEPIVKKKDIDRQADKQFLSENKLQKINLAMNVSIETSVNHNLVQSCIDTVHRHEFQLSSVRLHNEKLNLKIKSDLIKEAVNIIYSALMESTSVPLRTIRFHIIINAVNDFIKSVFHIPITK, encoded by the exons ATGGAcaatatacaaaaaatgatCGTGAAACATTTATTGAGTAGTCATTATTACGACTTTATGTTCGATGCGAGACATACTAAACACGGAGACCAAGAGAGCATTATCAATTTTTGTGAAATAGTGAAAAGAGAAATTAAAGGCAAAGAAAATGTTGACATTGAAG TTGACGATGTGAAAACTAAGTGGCACAACATGCGTAGGAAATTTGTGGACATAAACTTAAAGAAATTTCGACGACAAAAGATCTCAGCTGCTCATGAAGACTTTTACGtatatctgatttttttagagGATTACATATCGCACAAAAATGCACCTGTTTTCAAGTCCCTTAATAAAAAGGAAATCCAACAAAGTGTGTATGATCTTCTAACAGGGCACACATTTGAAGAGCCACGAGAACAGTTTGAAGAGGTCAAAGAGGCAGATAATATTGATGATAATAGTGATGATTTTGATTTGCAAGATTATCCAGATTTAGGTCACATATTTCATGACAACAGCCATCAATCTCAGGATCTTGCTGCTCCAGAAGTCGATGAAATATATGAAGAGGTGCACGAACAAGCAGCTACTTACAAAAATACAGAAAGTACAGAAGAAACTGCAGAATTAGAAATTCTTGATGGTTATGAAGAAGTAGTGATCATGAATTTGGTATCACATGCGAATGAAAACGAGATACCGTCTACTTCTCAAGAACAACCAACGCAAACCCAATTTCTATTTCAAGAGCCAATCGTTAAAAAGAAAGATATTGATAGGCAAGCTGATAAACAATTTCTGtctgaaaataaattacaaaaaattaatttagcaATGAATGTCAGCATTGAAACATCAGTAAACCACAATCTAGTTCAATCTTGTATCGATACAGTTCATAGACATGAATTTCAGCTTTCTTCTGTCCGCTTAcacaatgaaaaattaaacttgaaaattaaaagtgaTTTGATCAAAGAAGCtgttaatattatttattcagcATTAATGGAATCAACGAGCGTACCATTGAGAACAATTCGTTTCCATATTATAATTAATGCTgtaaatgattttattaaatcaGTTTTTCATATTCCAAttacaaaatag
- the LOC116416483 gene encoding putative nuclease HARBI1 has translation MNNENYVEIGVLLVELSQQLIVLKQYLSRRRKKFKRWWSKPLIRQNYLTGYGGYAMTFQYFQLHDEEQFINFTRMNVQTYMYVYDLVRERLVKRSIRPALPPELRFSLTLNYLAHGDSIRKHEWFYNIGLSTVKQVIPEVCTVLCEVLMPLFLQYPSRQQFQVIANELMEDLYFPNCIGVLDGKHCKINKPPGSGSLFFNFENFYSIVLMAVCDSKKKRFIWANIGDYGSCNDASIFAENDFGHALLNNEIELPPSQPLPNTQIQSPYVLIGDGGFPLKSNLMKPFIRNGNMTIPHRVFNYRLSHARRIIESAFGELTERWLVNESNLKWKLTTSERIIMSSLCLHNVIKDFQYNEVGNRWNNNHRIIPILQHEDINRDQPLGAHRIREQFCEYFITPAGSVPWQWARI, from the exons atgaataatgaaaattatgtGGAAATCGGAGTACTACTAGTTGAGTTAAGTCAGCAGCTGATTGTATTAAAGCAATACCTTTCTCGAAGAAGAAAGAAGTTCAAGAGATGGTGGAGCAAACCACTGATCCGACAAAACTATCTGACAGGATATGGTGGTTACGCAATGACATTCCAGTATTTTCAACTTCATGATGAGGAgcagtttataaatttcaccAGGATGAATGTACAGACATACATGTATGTGTATGATCTTGTTAGAGAAAGATTGGTCAAAAGAAGTATAAGACCAGCTTTGCCACCTGAGCTGAGATTTTCTTTAACTTTAAA CTATTTGGCGCATGGTGATTCAATTCGAAAGCACGAATGGTTTTATAATATTGGATTGTCTACTGTCAAACAAGTGATACCAGAAGTATGCACTGTTTTATGCGAAGTACTCATGCCACTATTCCTCCAATATCCTTCACGTCAACAATTTCAAGTCATAGCAAATGAATTGATGGAAGATTTGTATTTCCCAAATTGCATAGGAGTTCTTGACGGAAAACACTGTAAGATCAACAAGCCTCCAGGTAGCGGTAGCTTATTTTTCAACTTCGAAAATTTCTATAGTATTGTTCTGATGGCAGTTTGtgattcaaaaaaaaaacgctttatCTGGGCAAATATTGGAGATTATG GATCTTGCAACGATGCAAGCATATTTGCTGAGAATGATTTTGGACATGCTTTATTAAACAATGAGATCGAGCTACCGCCTTCACAACCATTGCCAAACACACAAATCCAAAGTCCATATGTATTGATCGGAGATGGAGGTTTTCCATTAAAATCGAATTTAATGAAGCCTTTCATAAGAAATGGTAACATGACTATACCGCATAGAGTTTTTAATTACAGACTGAGTCATGCACGTAGGATTATTGAAAGTGCGTTTGGAGAATTGACTGAAAGGTGGTTAGTAAATGaatcaaatttaaaatggaAGCTAACAACATCAGAAAGGATAATTATGAGTTCACTGTGTCTTCATAATGTTATAAAAGACTTTCAGTATAACGAGGTAGGAAACAGATGGAACAATAATCATAGAATCATACCCATTCTTCAACACGAGGATATTAACAGAGATCAACCCCTTGGAGCACATAGAATACGTGAGCAGTTCtgtgaatattttattactcCTGCTGGGTCTGTTCCATGGCAGTgggcaagaatttaa